One region of Eupeodes corollae chromosome 1, idEupCoro1.1, whole genome shotgun sequence genomic DNA includes:
- the LOC129938381 gene encoding probable maleylacetoacetate isomerase 2 isoform X1 — protein MSSIAIRSAPSLFSKIISKNLVNIKRVNKMSSISSEKPILYSYWRSSCSWRVRIALNLKEIPYDIKPISLIKSGGEQHCNEYREVNPMEQVPALQIDGHTLIESIAVMHYLEETRPQRPLLPQDVHKRAKVREICEIIASGIQPLQNLIVLIHVGEEKKKEWAQHWITRGFRAVEKVLSTSAGKFCVGDEISMADCCLVPQVFNARRFHVDLRPYPIILRIDRELESNPAFRAAHPSNQPDCPPELPNK, from the exons aTGTCTTCTATAGCCATACGCTCAGCACCTagtttattctcaaaaataatttcaaagaatttagTTAACATAAAAAGAGTTAATAAAATGTCTTCTATTTCATCCGAGAAGCCGATACTCTACTCCTACTGGCGGAGTTCTTGTTCATGGCGAGTGCGTATCGCATTGAACTTGAAGGAGATACCCTATGATATAAAGCCAATAAGTCTCATCAAATCTGGTGGCGAACAGCACTGCAATGAGTACCGTGAAGTCAATCCCATGGAACAAGTTCCTGCTCTTCAAATTG atGGACACACCCTGATTGAATCAATTGCGGTGATGCACTATCTCGAAGAGACAAGACCCCAGCGACCTCTTCTACCACAAGATGTCCACAAAAGGGCTAAGGTTCGTGAGATATGTGAGATTATTGCATCTGGTATACAGCCCCTGCAAAACCTTATCGTTCTCATACACGTTGGCGAAGAAAAGAAGAAGGAATGGGCTCAGCACTGGATTACGAGGGGCTTCAGAGCCGTTGAGAAAGTACTATCAACTTCAGCTGGAAAATTCTGTGTTGGTGACGAGATTTCCATGGCCGATTGCTGCCTAGTTCCTCAAGTCTTCAATGCTAGACG aTTTCATGTTGACCTTCGCCCATATCCCATTATTTTGCGCATCGATAGGGAATTAGAGAGCAACCCAGCTTTCCGGGCAGCTCATCCATCCAATCAGCCAGATTGTCCCCCAGAATtgccaaacaaataa
- the LOC129938381 gene encoding probable maleylacetoacetate isomerase 2 isoform X2 — MSLSAIAKPILYSYWRSSCSWRVRIALNLKEIPYDIKPISLIKSGGEQHCNEYREVNPMEQVPALQIDGHTLIESIAVMHYLEETRPQRPLLPQDVHKRAKVREICEIIASGIQPLQNLIVLIHVGEEKKKEWAQHWITRGFRAVEKVLSTSAGKFCVGDEISMADCCLVPQVFNARRFHVDLRPYPIILRIDRELESNPAFRAAHPSNQPDCPPELPNK, encoded by the exons CCGATACTCTACTCCTACTGGCGGAGTTCTTGTTCATGGCGAGTGCGTATCGCATTGAACTTGAAGGAGATACCCTATGATATAAAGCCAATAAGTCTCATCAAATCTGGTGGCGAACAGCACTGCAATGAGTACCGTGAAGTCAATCCCATGGAACAAGTTCCTGCTCTTCAAATTG atGGACACACCCTGATTGAATCAATTGCGGTGATGCACTATCTCGAAGAGACAAGACCCCAGCGACCTCTTCTACCACAAGATGTCCACAAAAGGGCTAAGGTTCGTGAGATATGTGAGATTATTGCATCTGGTATACAGCCCCTGCAAAACCTTATCGTTCTCATACACGTTGGCGAAGAAAAGAAGAAGGAATGGGCTCAGCACTGGATTACGAGGGGCTTCAGAGCCGTTGAGAAAGTACTATCAACTTCAGCTGGAAAATTCTGTGTTGGTGACGAGATTTCCATGGCCGATTGCTGCCTAGTTCCTCAAGTCTTCAATGCTAGACG aTTTCATGTTGACCTTCGCCCATATCCCATTATTTTGCGCATCGATAGGGAATTAGAGAGCAACCCAGCTTTCCGGGCAGCTCATCCATCCAATCAGCCAGATTGTCCCCCAGAATtgccaaacaaataa